CCGCGGTGAAGTCGAAGGCCGAGGTCAGGTCGCCGCAGACCGCGCGGCGCCACGGCGAGATGTTGGGCTCCTGCACCCCGAAGCGCTTCTCCATGAAGCGGATCACGGAGGTGTGGTCGAAGGTCTCGGAGCAGACGTAGCCGCCCTTGCTCCACGGGGAGACCACGATCATCGGCACGCGCGGGCCGAGCCCGTACGGGCCCGCCGCGTAGCCGGCGACGCCACCGGTGTAGAGGTCGCGGGTCACGTCGGCCGTGGACAGGCCCCAGGCCGAGGAGGTGGGCGGGTACGGCGGGACGACGTGGTCGAAGAAGCCGTCGTTCTCGTCGTAGGTAATGAAGAGGGCGGTCTTCGCCCACACTTCCGGATTCGCGGTCAGCGCGTCCAGGACCTGGGAGATGTACCAGGCACCGAAGTTGGTCGGCCAGTTCGAGTGCTCGCTGAAGGCCTCCGGGGCGGCGATCCAGGAGATCTGGGGCAGCGAGCCGTTCACCACGTCCGCGCGCAGCTTGTCGAAGTAGCCCTCGCCCGCCTTGACGTTCGTGCCCGTGCGGGCCTTCTCGTACAGGGGACTGCCCGGCTGGGCGTTGCGGTAGGTGTTGAAGTACAGGAGCGAGTTGTCGCCGTAGTTGCCGCGGAAGGCGTCGTTGATCCAGCCCCAGGAGCCCGCCGCGTTCAGGCCGTCGCCGATGTCCTGGTAGACCTTCCAGGAGACGCCGGCCGACTCCAGGCGCTCGGGGTAGGTCTTCCAGCCGTAGCCGGCCTCCTGGTTGCCGAGGACCGGGCCGCCGCCGGTGCCGTCGTTGCCCGTGTGGCCCGTCCACATGTAGTAGCGGTTGGGGTCGGTGGCGCCGATGAAGGAGCAGTGGTAGGCGTCGCACACGGTGAAGGCGTCGGCGAGGGCGTAGTGGAACGGGATGTCGTTCCGGGTCATGTACGACATGGTGGTGGCGGTCTTCGCCGGGACCCACTTGTCGTACTTGCCGTTGTTGTACGCCTGGTGGCCGCCGGCCCAGTCGTGGTTCAGGCCCTCCAGGAACTGCATCCCGAGGTCCGCCACCTGGGGGTGGAAGGGGAGGATGTCCTTCGTGCCGTTGGACTGGTGGAAGACCGACTTGCCGTTGTCCTGGAGCACCGGCCGCGGGTCACCGAAGCCGCGGACACCCTTCATGGCACCGAAGTAGTGGTCGAAGGAACGATTCTCCTGCATCAGGACGACGATGTGTTCGATGTCCTGGATCGTCCCGGTGCTGCCCTGCGCCGGAATGGCGGCGGCCCGCGCGATGCTCTCGTTCAGCATCGCGATGGCGGCGGTGCCGCCGGCGATCTGGAGGAACCTGCGGCGGTTCAGTTCTGCCATGGTGTGACGACCTCTGCGGGTGAGGGGGGAGTCGAGGGGCGCCCCAAGAACAGCGGTCCCGGGGTACCGGACGGAAATCCCCGTCTGACGTCGGGCCGTACAGCGGGCGAACGGAAGCCCCTCCCCGCCCTGGTCTCGCCCTGGGCGGACAGAACTCCCGAACGGCCCGCACATCTGCTGGAATGGCCCCACACACTGCAACGGGGGGCGCAGAACGTATGGCGGGGACCGGGTTCGAACATGCCGTGCGCTCCGCTGCCGGTACGGTACGGGCAACCACGCCCCGCACAACAGCCCCTGACGATGCATCAGTCCGGCTTCGCGGTACGGGGATCCGGGCGGGGGGCGGCGCGTGAACCTCCCCCAGCTGCACTACACCGGCGGGCCCGGGGGCTCCGGATTCATCTCCGTCACCCCGGGGGTGAGCGGGGCGCTGCTGCGCGAGGCGGAGCCGCTCGTCCGCTACGAGCCGCCCCCGCAGGCGCCGCCCGCCGGCTTCCCGGAGGCGCTGTCCCTGAGCGTGCTCCGCGACGGCAGCCGGCTGCTGGCGCGTTCCGTGCGCACCGGCTCCGGCTTCCACGCGCACGCCGTGCACCTGCCGGAGCCCGCCGGTGCCGGGGCGGCCCGGGGTGCCCTGCCGATCACCGCCTGGGGTTCCGCGCAGTGGGCGGAGCGGAGCCCGGCGGGCGGGCCGCCCCCGCCGCTGGAGCGGGTGCCGGCTCCGGGGCCGCACGACCGGGCGGCGCTGGCCGCCTTCGTCGCCGCCCGGGGGCCGTGGCTGGCGGGGTTCTTCGCCGATGTGCGCCGGGTCGTGGAGGACCCGGACGCGCCGCGGATCCTGCTGGTGGAGGAGGACAGCGCGGCGGTGGCCCGCTGGGTGATGCTGGCGTGCGGTGTGCTGCCGCACGAGCGGGGACAGTGGCTCAGCTTCACCACGTACGCCCGGCGGCCGCTGCTCGCCCCGCAGCGGCTGGTCGGGGTGCTGCCCGGGGAGGAGCCGGGGCGGGGGGAGCGCTGGCGGGTCTACGGGGCCGGGGGCGCGTCCGCCGCCGGGGACTGCGGGGACCTGTGGGCGCGGACGGCCTCGGCGGTCTGGCTGGCGGCGCGGCCCGAGCTGTTCGCGCAGGTCCGCCGGCTGCCCGCGGAGCCGTATGCGGCCGGCCCGCTGGCCTCGCTGGCGCTGGCCGCCGGGATCCCCCTGGAACCGGCGGCCCGGGAGGCGGCGGCCGAGTGGGCCACCGCCGAGGGGGCCACCGCCGGGTGGACCGCCGCCGGGTGGACCGCCGCCGAGGAGGCCACCGCCGGGAGGGCCACCGCCGAGGGGGCCCGCGCCGGGAGGGCCACCGCCGAGGGGGCCCGCGCCGGGAGGGCCACCCCCGAGGGGGCCCGCGCCGAGGGGGCCACCACTGAGGGGGCCACCGCCGAGGGGGCCACCACTGAGGGGGCCACCGCCGAGGGGGCCACCACTGAGGGGGCCACCACTGAGGGGGCCACCGCCGGGCACGCGGACGCGCCGCCGGACGGCGTACGGCTTCCGGCGCGGACGCCGGATCCGGCGAGCGGGGTGGGGGCTGCGGTGGCCGCCGGGCCGCCGGAAGACCCGGCCGCCGGGGCATCGGCGCGGCCCGGGGAAACCGCGCCCGGGGCCCGGGCGGGGGCGGGCCCCGAGGGCGGTGGCGGCGCTCCGCTCCCGGAGGTG
The Streptomyces sp. NBC_00091 genome window above contains:
- a CDS encoding GTPase-associated protein 1-related protein, yielding MNLPQLHYTGGPGGSGFISVTPGVSGALLREAEPLVRYEPPPQAPPAGFPEALSLSVLRDGSRLLARSVRTGSGFHAHAVHLPEPAGAGAARGALPITAWGSAQWAERSPAGGPPPPLERVPAPGPHDRAALAAFVAARGPWLAGFFADVRRVVEDPDAPRILLVEEDSAAVARWVMLACGVLPHERGQWLSFTTYARRPLLAPQRLVGVLPGEEPGRGERWRVYGAGGASAAGDCGDLWARTASAVWLAARPELFAQVRRLPAEPYAAGPLASLALAAGIPLEPAAREAAAEWATAEGATAGWTAAGWTAAEEATAGRATAEGARAGRATAEGARAGRATPEGARAEGATTEGATAEGATTEGATAEGATTEGATTEGATAGHADAPPDGVRLPARTPDPASGVGAAVAAGPPEDPAAGASARPGETAPGARAGAGPEGGGGAPLPEVARRLALALLTDPERAYGEQAREALARLPVLRALVLDRLDALAAGDPAAGARLFARTGLRLTAAEALPHLRMCARAAEVVGARADRVVALDTLLREAGVSLYAEPLLLRTAMRLVWGGQPPEAEEAGLVLATTGAAVHRDAGTWELLARAAVRAPAGDTAAPDLAAELLRHFAAELPERLRPSLLLLELARDLRAGGPGGDGVRRALELSALSPEPGAREAAYAAVAERLLAEDGPDGAGLRALAGSEDADLLAAYRQAARGGEVAERLRRSPRYLATCFAAWSAQPEEQAQAQPQPQASGALWRETRTELLEGVLRPLVRGLPPDRVAAAGRELARLDGRLAREFRAWRRPPRSARLRAALLALSRRAGR
- a CDS encoding phosphocholine-specific phospholipase C, with the protein product MAELNRRRFLQIAGGTAAIAMLNESIARAAAIPAQGSTGTIQDIEHIVVLMQENRSFDHYFGAMKGVRGFGDPRPVLQDNGKSVFHQSNGTKDILPFHPQVADLGMQFLEGLNHDWAGGHQAYNNGKYDKWVPAKTATTMSYMTRNDIPFHYALADAFTVCDAYHCSFIGATDPNRYYMWTGHTGNDGTGGGPVLGNQEAGYGWKTYPERLESAGVSWKVYQDIGDGLNAAGSWGWINDAFRGNYGDNSLLYFNTYRNAQPGSPLYEKARTGTNVKAGEGYFDKLRADVVNGSLPQISWIAAPEAFSEHSNWPTNFGAWYISQVLDALTANPEVWAKTALFITYDENDGFFDHVVPPYPPTSSAWGLSTADVTRDLYTGGVAGYAAGPYGLGPRVPMIVVSPWSKGGYVCSETFDHTSVIRFMEKRFGVQEPNISPWRRAVCGDLTSAFDFTAADAAPAALPSTAGYVPPDKDRHPSYHPTPPATGTLPKQEAGSKPTRALGYSPYVDGARTTSTGKFTLTFSSGPKLGAHFHSTSGNRTDGPWPYTVEAGKTLSDTWSTYSSTGNKIDLTVWGPNGFLRTWKGPAKKAGPEVTARHADATGNLALTLTNGGTAAVNLTVTNTYGGAAQTFRVNPGATVSHTVDLRASGRWYDVTVVSDADTTFLRRFAGHVETGAPSVSDPAIKTV